In a single window of the Lodderomyces elongisporus chromosome 4, complete sequence genome:
- a CDS encoding uncharacterized protein (BUSCO:EOG092640BS) translates to MSSLSKRVKTFDAFPKVDPQHQVRSERGGLSTLLTYFFGLLILWVEVGGFIGGYVDRQFEVDRVVRSDLSINVDMIVAMPCEFIHTNVEDITRDRFLAGETLNFEGIHFFIPQNFKINNPNDFHETPDLDEVMQESLRAEFRQGGQRINEGAPACHIFGSIPVNQVKGDFRITGKGFGYSDRSHVPLAALNFTHVIQEFSYGEFFPFLNNPLDATGKVTEEKLQAYIYNAQVVPTLYEKLGLEVDTNQYSLTENHHVIKLDEISNRPQGVPGIYFRYEFEPIKLTIREKRIPFFQFVARLGTICGGLLVAAGYLFKLYEKLLVLLFGRKYAERGKEKKDGGILNQGISKMTDE, encoded by the coding sequence ATGAGTTCCCTTTCGAAACGGGTCAAGACGTTTGATGCATTCCCCAAAGTTGATCCCCAGCACCAAGTAAGGTCTGAAAGAGGTGGGCTTTCAACACTTTTAACTTACTTTTTCGGTTTGCTTATTCTCTGGGTTGAGGTTGGTGGCTTTATTGGAGGATATGTCGATAGACAATTTGAGGTTGATAGGGTTGTGCGATCTGATTTATCAATCAACGTGGATATGATTGTTGCAATGCCTTGTGAATTTATCCATACCAATGTCGAAGACATTACTCGAGATCGATTCTTAGCTGGAGAAACGTTAAACTTTGAAGGGatccatttttttattccgCAAAATTTCAAGATCAACAACCCAAATGATTTCCACGAGACTCCTGATTTGGACGAAGTGATGCAGGAAAGTTTGAGAGCTGAGTTTAGGCAAGGTGGACAAAGAATCAATGAGGGAGCACCGGCATGTCATATTTTTGGCTCAATTCCAGTAAATCAAGTTAAAGGCGATTTCAGAATTACTGGCAAAGGGTTTGGTTATAGTGATAGACTGCACGTTCCGCTTGCAGCATTGAACTTTACACATGTTATTCAAGAGTTTTCTTATGGAGAatttttcccatttttgAATAATCCACTCGATGCCACAGGAAAAGTTACTGAAGAAAAGTTACAGGCTTATATTTACAATGCCCAAGTGGTGCCAACATTGTATGAAAAATTGGGTTTGGAAGTGGATACAAATCAATACTCTTTAACTGAAAACCATCATGTAATCAAACTAGACGAGATTAGCAACCGACCCCAAGGCGTTCCTGGGATTTATTTCAGGTACGAGTTTGAGCCTATAAAATTGACGATTAGAGAAAAACGAATTCCGTTTTTCCAATTCGTAGCCAGATTAGGTACCATATGCGGAGGTTTACTTGTTGCTGCGGGatatttatttaaattGTATGAAAAGCTCTTGGTTCTATTATTTGGAAGAAAGTATGCTGAGaggggaaaagaaaaaaaagatggagGTATATTAAATCAAGGCATTCTGAAAATGACTGATGAAtga
- the TOP3 gene encoding DNA topoisomerase (BUSCO:EOG09260XL0) — translation MKVLCVAEKPSIAKEVASILGGGRVEVRNSKNKYIKNYDFKFLFPQSGQCDVTMTSVVGHITNLDFPPEYSWGKCAASRLFTAEIVTKITKQDVFDNISKEARNSDQLMIWTDCDREGEFIGKEIFDAARKGNPRLTLRNVWRARFSHLDKSHVLRAARSPSELDMKSAAAVACRMEVDFRVGLSFTRLLTDSLKASRTIDTKDVVSYGTCQFPTLGFVVDRYKRVQSFKPEPFWFIEPTVWKEKKKTTFNWCRGHVFDRFYVALQYESCLQHEFGTITKLETKRTTNWRPLPLTTVELQKDCSRYFKMSAKAALEAAESLYNRGFLSYPRTETDKYPSSMDFSGILEKQKQDSRWGQYTSELLQRGLEAPRNGSHDDHAHPAIHPVNYVSLDTLTNANEKKVYEYVVRRFLACCSKDAVGSMTSATLKWGDEFFTTSGLMVLERNYLDIFIYKKWESSKQLPTFQEGEQVKISNGVMKEGKTSPPSLMTEPELIALMDVNGIGTDATIAEHIDKILSRKYVIKQKKGKTDFIIPSGLGIGLIEGFDKMEFNGISLSKPFLRKSLESSLQEICGGSKTKVEVVEDMKSLYLDAFNTCSQRISILTSHCRANLNQNVSVR, via the coding sequence ATGAAAGTATTATGCGTGGCCGAAAAACCgtcaattgcaaaagaagtGGCATCAATTTTAGGAGGCGGTAGGGTCGAAGTGAGAAATtcgaaaaataaatatatcaAAAACTatgatttcaaatttttattcCCGCAATCGGGCCAATGTGATGTGACAATGACCTCGGTCGTTGGTCATATCACAAACCTTGACTTTCCACCTGAGTACCTGTGGGGTAAATGTGCCGCTAGTCGGCTCTTTACTGCTGAGATTGTCACAAAAATTACTAAGCAAGACGTGTTTGATAACATTTCAAAAGAAGCAAGAAACTCTGACCAATTAATGATTTGGACAGATTGTGATAGAGAGGGTGAATTTATTGGTAAGGAGATATTTGATGCAGCTAGGAAAGGTAACCCACGACTAACGTTGCGCAATGTTTGGAGAGCACGATTCTCGCATCTTGATAAAAGCCATGTACTTCGAGCGGCAAGATCTCCTTCAGAATTGGATATGAAATCGGCTGCAGCTGTTGCATGCAGAATGGAAGTGGATTTTCGAGTTGGCTTGAGCTTTACACGATTGTTAACGGACTCTTTAAAGGCAAGTAGGACAATCGATACAAAAGATGTCGTCTCTTATGGAACATGTCAATTCCCCACATTAGGTTTCGTCGTTGACAGGTATAAAAGAGTACAAAGTTTCAAGCCTGAACCGTTTTGGTTTATAGAGCCAACGGTttggaaagagaaaaaaaagacaactTTTAATTGGTGTCGAGGACACGTCTTTGATCGTTTCTATGTAGCTTTACAATACGAATCGTGTTTACAACATGAATTTGGTACAATCACTAAATTGGAAACAAAGAGAACTACAAATTGGCGCCCGCTCCCATTGACCACGGTGGAGTTGCAGAAGGATTGCTCTCGATATTTTAAGATGTCAGCAAAGGCGGCACTTGAAGCTGCCGAAAGTTTATATAATAGAGGTTTCCTTTCATATCCAAGAACAGAGACTGATAAGTACCCATCATCAATGGACTTTAGTGGTATcttggaaaaacaaaaacaggaCAGTAGATGGGGTCAATACACTCTGGAATTACTTCAACGCGGTTTAGAAGCGCCAAGGAATGGTTCACATGATGATCATGCGCATCCGGCAATACATCCAGTTAATTATGTTTCTCTTGATACCTTGACCAATGccaatgaaaaaaaagtttatgAGTATGTTGTTCGTCGTTTCTTAGCATGCTGCAGTAAAGATGCGGTAGGTAGCATGACGCTGGCGACTTTAAAATGGGGTGATGAGTTCTTCACTACAAGTGGTTTAATGGTACTTGAAAGGAACTATTTAGACATCTTTATCTACAAGAAATGGGAAAGCTCAAAGCAGTTGCCCACCTTCCAAGAAGGAGAACAAGTGAAAATATCGAATGGAGTTATGAAAGAGGGCAAGACTAGTCCTCCGTCACTAATGACTGAGCCAGAACTCATTGCGCTTATGGATGTTAATGGAATCGGCACTGATGCGACGATTGCAGAACACATTGACAAGATATTGTCGCGAAAATATGTCATAAAGCAGAAAAAGGGCAAAACAGACTTTATCATTCCTTCGGGTCTTGGAATTGGGCTCATTGAAGGCTTTGACAAGATGGAATTTAATGGTATTTCACTTTCGAAGCCATTTTTGAGAAAGTCATTGGAAAGTTCATTACAGGAGATATGCGGAGGACTGAAGACGAAAGTAGAAGTTGTAGAAGACATGAAGAGTTTGTATCTTGATGCATTCAACACTTGTAGCCAAAGGATCTCCATCTTGACCAGTCATTGTCGAGCAAACTTGAATCAAAATGTAAGTGTTCGGTGA